CGAAAGCGTTGGAGAAGTTGGGCGCTGTGGTTGTGGTTAGTAATAAAACCAGTGAGCTAAACAGTGCGGATGGTTTACTGCTGCCCGGTGTTGGCGCGTTTTACCAGGCTATGGTTAACCTAAATGATTTGGGGTTGACACCGGTTATACGCAATCTTATGTCTGACGGTAAACCATTGCTTGGGATTTGTTTGGGGATGCAGTTGCTCTTATCCTCAAGCGAGGAAGGTGATCCTATCGGCGGGTTGGATATTATTAAAGGTAAAGTTGTGAAGTTTGAGTTAAGTAAAATTATGCCAAATACAAAAATTCCGCATATGGGATGGAACGCTGTGAAACAAAAACCGGGAAGTAAGTTTTGGCAGGGTATTCCGGATGGAACGTTCTACTATTTTGCGCATTCGTTTTATACAAAACCTGATGACAAAACTATGGTTGCGGGTACCACCGAGTATGGTATGGAATACGCGTCAGTATTAAACTACGGGAACGTGTACGGTACGCAGTTTCATCCTGAGAAAAGCGGCCCGCTGGGGTTGAGGTTACTGCAAAATTATGTTGAACTCGTGGAAAATGTGAGTAGGAAGTAAAGGGATTATAATAGTTATGCTTGCAAAACGTATTATTCCGTGTCTTGACGTAAAAAATGGGCGTGTAGTAAAAGGTATTAATTTTTTGAACCTGCGTGATGCCGGGGATCCTGTAGAAATCGCTGCGGGGTATAGCGATGCTGGAGCTGATGAGGTTGTGTTTCTTGATATTACCGCTACGTTGGAAGGGCGCAAGACTATGATTGATGTGGTGAACCGTACCGCAGAGAAAGTTTTTATCCCGTTAACCGTAGGGGGCGGAATCAGTACTGTCGAAGATATGACTGCGATGCTGCATGCCGGGGCGGATAAGGTTTCGATTAATACCGCAGCCGTAAAAAATCCGGAACTCATCACCCGCGGGTCAGATAAGTTTGGTGCGCAGTGTATCGTTATTGCTATTGATGCGAAAAGGTATGTTGTTAATGGTAAGAATACTTGGCGTGTGCATATAAACGCAGGTAAGACACCGACAGAACTTGATGTTATCGAATGGGCGCAGCGCGTGGAGAAGCTTGGTTCAGGGGAAATATTATTGACCAGCATGGACTGCGATGGTACAAAAGACGGGTATGACCTTGAGCTTACTGCGAAAGTGTCTGATACTGTGAATATTCCGGTGATAGCGTCCGGCGGAGCGGGAACGCTTGAACATTTGTATGATGCATTAGTTAAGGGTAAGGCAGATGCTGTGCTCGCAGCGTCAATATTTCATTATGGCGAATTTACGGTTAAGCAAACAAAGGATTATTTGCGTGATAAAAAGGTTGTTGTCCGTACATAAAGATATTTTTGGTGTAGTAATTATTGTTTTGTGTTTAATAGGAGTAAAAGAAATGTCTGCACAGGGGTTGGAAATCCAGGATTTGTTTGTGGGTGGGGAAAACGGGTATCATACTTACCGTATACCGTCAATTATCGTTACGCCCTCCGGCGCGGTACTTGCGTTCTGTGAAGGACGGAAAAACGGTGGCGGTGATGCCGGGAAAATTGACTTGTTGATGAAACGTTCGGAGGATGGAGGGAAAACGTGGACTGAACAAACCATTGTTTGGGATGACGGGATTAATACTTGCGGGAATCCTTGCCCCGTAGTGGATGAAGAAACAGGGACGATATGG
This portion of the Elusimicrobiota bacterium genome encodes:
- a CDS encoding sialidase family protein, whose protein sequence is MIKRLLSVHKDIFGVVIIVLCLIGVKEMSAQGLEIQDLFVGGENGYHTYRIPSIIVTPSGAVLAFCEGRKNGGGDAGKIDLLMKRSEDGGKTWTEQTIVWDDGINTCGNPCPVVDEETGTIWMFLTWNLGGDHEKQIHLGTSTDTRRVFLTSSTDDGKTWVKPVDLTNELKPSTWRWYATGPGVGIQVKNGQYKGRMVIPCDYSEVESD
- the hisF gene encoding imidazole glycerol phosphate synthase subunit HisF, which encodes MLAKRIIPCLDVKNGRVVKGINFLNLRDAGDPVEIAAGYSDAGADEVVFLDITATLEGRKTMIDVVNRTAEKVFIPLTVGGGISTVEDMTAMLHAGADKVSINTAAVKNPELITRGSDKFGAQCIVIAIDAKRYVVNGKNTWRVHINAGKTPTELDVIEWAQRVEKLGSGEILLTSMDCDGTKDGYDLELTAKVSDTVNIPVIASGGAGTLEHLYDALVKGKADAVLAASIFHYGEFTVKQTKDYLRDKKVVVRT
- the hisH gene encoding imidazole glycerol phosphate synthase subunit HisH: MNGKIVVIDYGMGNIRSVAKALEKLGAVVVVSNKTSELNSADGLLLPGVGAFYQAMVNLNDLGLTPVIRNLMSDGKPLLGICLGMQLLLSSSEEGDPIGGLDIIKGKVVKFELSKIMPNTKIPHMGWNAVKQKPGSKFWQGIPDGTFYYFAHSFYTKPDDKTMVAGTTEYGMEYASVLNYGNVYGTQFHPEKSGPLGLRLLQNYVELVENVSRK